The following are from one region of the Coffea eugenioides isolate CCC68of chromosome 2, Ceug_1.0, whole genome shotgun sequence genome:
- the LOC113761874 gene encoding sorting and assembly machinery component 50 homolog: protein MAASFEDNSTGQPKDDALKSTAPARTEPEEDNDNDDDDSQEEDDDEEEEEEDDDEDEQPPLTRQARMQSDRAKMEALFRRLSTERVPVRVHDVLIKGNAKTKDSLIEAEVEALKTATTVQELLQAAGIANARLQRLEIFDSVNITLDSGPPELPGTANVVVEVVEAKNPLSGDFGIFSKPEARSWSLEGSVKLKNLFGYGDLWDGSLAYGWDQTSEISAGLSLPRFKGLMTPLMARISLLSQDWSKFSSYKERALGFSLGLLSSRNHDLSYNLSWRTLSDPSQISSRTVRRQLGHGLLSTLKYTFKVDRRNSPLRPTQGYAFVSTSQLGGLVPDYRSLRFLRQEFDLRYAFPLGLLNAALNFGISSGVVFPWGNGFLNRPSYLPERFFLGGNSSPVCTLGGPTSILGFKSRGLGPAEPRRQVGENSTTESADASSEMDFLGGDFAVTGFADLSFDIPLKVFRDAGIHGHAFACTGSLTSLTENSYREFSLTKFKESFRHSAGFGIIVPTKLFRMEVNYCYILKKHEHDRGKTGVQFSFSSPL from the exons ATGGCAGCATCATTTGAAGACAACTCAACGGGTCAACCCAAAGACGATGCCCTCAAATCCACAGCTCCTGCCCGCACCGAACCTGAAGAAGACAACGACAACGACGACGACGACAGCCAGGAAGAGGACGACgatgaggaagaagaagaagaggacgACGATGAAGATGAACAACCACCTCTTACTCGGCAGGCCCGAATGCAGTCGGACCGGGCCAAAATGGAGGCCCTCTTTCGCCGCTTATCAACTGAGCGAGTCCCAGTACGAGTCCACGATGTATTGATCAAAGGAAACGCGAAGACTAAAGATTCTCTAATCGAAGCCGAAGTGGAAGCTCTGAAAACTGCCACCACGGTTCAGGAGTTGCTTCAGGCCGCTGGTATTGCGAATGCGAGGCTTCAACGCCTTGAGATTTTTGATTCGGTTAATATAACACTAGATTCGGGGCCGCCGGAGCTTCCTGGGACGGCTAATGTGGTTGTCGAGGTTGTCGAGGCCAAGAACCCTCTTAGTGGCGATTTTGGGATTTTCTCCAAGCCCGAG GCTAGGTCTTGGTCGCTTGAAGGATCTGTGAAGCTGAAAAATTTGTTTGGTTATGGGGATCTATGGGATGGTTCTTTGGCTTATGGCTGGGACCAGACCTCAGAGATTAGTGCTGGTCTGTCTTTACCCAGATTCAAAGGATTAATGACTCCTCTGATGGCTCGAATATCTCTGCTTTCCCAAGATTGGTCGAAGTTTTCTTCTTATAAGGAGAGAGCATTAGGTTTCTCCCTTGGCCTGTTGTCATCCAGGAATCACGATCTGTCATACAATCTCTCTTGGCGTACCTTGAGTGACCCATCACAAATATCTTCCAGGACTGTAAGGAGGCAACTTGGACATGGTTTACTGTCCACTTTGAAGTATACTTTCAAGGTTGACAGAAGAAATTCGCCTCTCAGACCAACACAAGGATACGCCTTTGTTTCTACCTCTCAACTTGGGGGGCTTGTACCAGATTATCGGAGCTTACGTTTTCTCCGCCAG GAGTTTGATCTTCGATATGCTTTTCCTTTGGGACTTTTAAATGCTGCACTGAACTTTGGTATCTCTAGTGGTGTTGTTTTTCCATGGGGAAATGGCTTCTTGAATAGGCCTTCATATTTACCTGAGAGATTCTTCTTGGGTGGTAATTCTTCTCCTGTCTGCACCTTGGGTGGCCCTACGTCAATACTAGGTTTTAAGTCCAGGGGACTGGGTCCAGCTGAGCCTAGAAGGCAAGTTGGAGAAAACTCTACTACTGAAAGTGCTGATGCTTCTTCAGAAATGGATTTTCTTGGGGGAGATTTTGCTGTTACTGGTTTTGCGGACCTTTCTTTTGATATTCCCTTGAAGGTGTTTAGAGATGCAGGTATTCATGGACATGCATTTGCTTGCACTGGAAGTCTGACAAGTTTGACTGAGAATTCATACCGAGAGTTTTCTTTAACGAAATTCAAAGAGTCATTCAGACACTCAGCAGGATTTGGAATCATTGTGCCTACTAAACTATTTCGTATGGAG GTTAACTACTGCTACATACTGAAAAAGCATGAGCATGACCGAGGGAAGACTGGTGTGCAATTCAGCTTCTCTTCGCCAttataa